The genomic interval CTTCTGTTACAACCAGCATCCAAACCTTTCCCAGTCTAAAGTCATTTACTGCCTCGTCCCTTTTGGTTTTTGCCTTTCCTCCATGCACGCTTTCAACCCTGATGCCGTCAAGTACTAACGTCTTGCAGAGCTGTTCAGCACGCTCGATCGATTGgacaaagatgagagatgGATAGGGAAGATGACCTGAGGTGATGAGATTTCGAAGAGCGAGGATCTTGCCTGCTTCTGTTGAGGTGTATAGAAGCGACTGATCAACTGTTGTCACCGCCGAGTCTCTGTACATCATCAGTATCGGATTCTGTTTGGTTATCTTCTACAAACTTTATTCCGACAACCACACGCACACCACCCTCTCTCAACCATTTTTTCGATAATGCCTCAGCGCTAGATGGCATAGTGGCCGATAAAAAGCATTTCTGAATAGAGGGATTAGTACAAGCGGTAAGTATAGGTTCGATCTGAGGTAGAAAGTCGGGAGAAAGAAGTCGATCAGATTCATCCAAAATTATAtgttttgttctttccatcACCATGATTAGTTGACATTCGGTGTTATCACCAAAACGAAAATGGTCATAACTCACTGGGCAAGCGAGATCCGTTTCGAGTcaacaagatgatgaagtcGTTCAGGCGTAGCAATGAGAAGATCAATACCCAACTCTTCGGGATTTCCAGAGACCTTGGGTATAAACTCATCAACTGAGCTGGTAaactcatcatcatccacttgttcatcttcatctccgCTATCTTCTTTGCACGCAGCAGTCGCCGAACCAGGAGAACTCTCCCACACCGCCTTTTCTGTCGCCTTGGTCAAAACCATACACCTCCAATGCCTTCCTTTAGTGATTGCTTTCACAACCCCTTCAATTTGAATCGCCAAATCATGTGTCGGTACAAGGACCAGTGCCCTAATCCCTTTGCCTTCCTCTCGGCCTTTCAGACTTCGCGCTGGATCGACAAGCTTGACTATAGTAGGAAGGATATAGGACAACGTTTTGCCCGAGCCCGTAGGTGCGATACACACGACGTCTCTATTTTCGAGCAGGCATCCGCCAACTGCACATTGGACACCccaaagagaatgaatatTAGCTGAGGACAGGGCGGAAAGTAAAGGTCGACCTTGGGCCGATGTCAAGAGGTAATTTTCATGATTCACTAAGGACGGCAGATTTGTATGAAGAGattttggaagaggatcGGCACCTGTCAACGTGATTTTCTGTGGGGGAGGCGCTGGGACAGAAGCAGCAGAGGAAGACTCTGATTCTATATCGGACCCATCttccaattcttcttgTGGCAATCTCGGTGCATGGTGTGCGTGATCTCCAAAGAAATCAAGTGCGCTCGGCAGAGTAATTCCAGCGTCCAAAACTGatcctctctctttacttttcctcttttctttacgACTCTTGTGCTAAAGCCATACGTCACTAAACGGGTCAACAGAAAAGCGACGAAATGGTTTACATACTCCTGAAAACAGCTCGATATCACCTCCAAACCTGTTCTTATCAAACCTCGCTCCTCCTGCTGTCAGCAAACTGAATGCTGAGGCCATCTGGAAATTGACTTGAGATAAAGAAATACTTAAAGAATGACAAGAAATCTTTTGAGAATTTTATAAACAGTCAATTGCCAGGAACGGATTCGGTtcggcgatgtccgcttATCTCGATCGATAAGAAAGAATCGGTATCCCAAAATcgaaagaacaaaaagatattcatTTACGACAAATgtgtttctctttttcatctattcttgaagaaaatggTTAGAAAGGAAATATTAAAGCCAACCGTATCAGCACTCAATAATCACGCCAATATAAGTTCTGTGGACCCAGCTCTGTCCAAGATGCCCAGCTCCAAGTCAGCTTCTACCGCTACGAGACATACAAGATCAAGTGCGGCCTGCAATGTAAAGACGTTGCCGCCTGTGAAGCCCAGGGAATTAGACATTGCAAAACACAAGTACCAACCTTCAAGTCCTTCTCCTAGAAAGAAGCCCAAACTTGAGGTTGGAAAGGAAATAAAAGCTGAAGGTAGTCCACCTACACCCAAATCTGCAAAGAAGCCAATTCCTCTATCGGCATTGTCCAAGCCTCATCCCGCTCCTGCCAACTGGGAGGAACAGTACAGGCTTATAGAACAAATGAGAAGAGGAATTGTAGCTCCTGTTGATGACATGTAAGTTAATAATGCTATGAGCGGCCATTCTGACCATCGTCTCGTAGGGGTTGCGAGCGACCGCGGACAAGTGCGGAAGGTGACCCAAAGACTTTTCGCTTTCACATACTCATTTCCCTCATGTTGTCTGCCCAGACCAAGGACGCTGTCACTTCTGCAGCTGTATCATCTCTTCATGATACTATTCCAGGCGGTCTTACGGCAGAGAGTCTGGCGGTTGCCCCTTTAGAAATGGTCCAAGAGTGCATCAATAAAGTGGGATTTTGGCGCCGCAAAGCAGAGTATATCCAGGCTGCAGCACACAAGCTGCAGGAACAAGAAGGGGATGCTCGAGGAGATGTACCAAAGACAATTGAGGGGTTGTGCGAACTGAAAGGTGTTGGACCAAAGATGGCTTTTTTGGCTCTGCAATGCGCTTGGAATATGTAGGTTGCTTTGTTATGAAATCAGCTATTAGTATTTTGACTGTTTCATAGTAATGCCGGTATTGGTGTCGACGTTCATGTTCACAGAATAACTAACCGTCTCAGATGGCATCG from Cryptococcus depauperatus CBS 7841 chromosome 6, complete sequence carries:
- a CDS encoding ATP-dependent RNA helicase ROK1, with the protein product MASAFSLLTAGGARFDKNRFGGDIELFSGHKSRKEKRKSKERGSVLDAGITLPSALDFFGDHAHHAPRLPQEELEDGSDIESESSSAASVPAPPPQKITLTGADPLPKSLHTNLPSLVNHENYLLTSAQGRPLLSALSSANIHSLWGVQCAVGGCLLENRDVVCIAPTGSGKTLSYILPTIVKLVDPARSLKGREEGKGIRALVLVPTHDLAIQIEGVVKAITKGRHWRCMVLTKATEKAVWESSPGSATAACKEDSGDEDEQVDDDEFTSSVDEFIPKVSGNPEELGIDLLIATPERLHHLVDSKRISLAQTKHIILDESDRLLSPDFLPQIEPILTACTNPSIQKCFLSATMPSSAEALSKKWLREGGVRVVVGIKDSAVTTVDQSLLYTSTEAGKILALRNLITSGHLPYPSLIFVQSIERAEQLCKTLVLDGIRVESVHGGKAKTKRDEAVNDFRLGKVWMLVVTEVLARGMDFRGVKVVINYDFPQTVQSYIHRIGRTGRAGRPGKAITFFNTEDSLYLRTIANILRSSGCPVPEYMLELKKPTKNEKRKLAKAPPKRKAVGGGGRDLNREAGKKRRDMIEASKKRMMRNKKEKTVDNTEVDVEK